The Candidatus Hydrogenedentota bacterium genome includes a region encoding these proteins:
- the alr gene encoding alanine racemase: protein MSIPSPSRAIVDLGAYARNLAYVRTLIPKECALMPIVKADAYGLGAVPIAKKAIECGAAMLGVASVSEAVELREAGIMHRILVMVQPSDDALPAAVEYELRLMISETSCAERVGELARRANRVVPIHCKIDTGMGRQGLNADTAVSQMLYLTRVSHVDLEGVATHFPIADSARDPFTANQLRTFRHVLRQLEKEGIPYEMVHAANSAAIVNHPASVFDMVRPGLMTYGVWPTDTPPATSPLSQVLRWESEVVLVKDLEKGVTIGYGRTYTADEKMRIALVPVGYADGFRYSLSNRGHVLIRGKRCPVRGSVSMDQIVVDVTQVAGVTLGDPVTIIGRDGSLTITVEDVAKQAETIPYEILTGIGRRVQRVYVDTPHA, encoded by the coding sequence GTGTCCATACCTTCGCCCTCAAGGGCAATCGTCGATCTCGGCGCATATGCGCGCAATCTCGCCTATGTCCGCACGCTTATTCCCAAGGAGTGTGCCTTGATGCCGATTGTGAAGGCCGATGCATACGGTCTTGGCGCGGTACCTATCGCCAAAAAAGCCATCGAGTGCGGCGCGGCGATGCTGGGCGTTGCATCGGTCAGCGAAGCGGTCGAGTTGCGGGAGGCGGGGATCATGCACCGTATTCTCGTCATGGTTCAGCCCTCCGATGATGCGCTTCCGGCCGCCGTCGAATACGAATTGCGGCTGATGATTTCCGAAACTTCCTGTGCCGAACGCGTGGGCGAGCTCGCGCGCCGGGCCAACCGCGTTGTGCCGATTCATTGCAAGATCGATACGGGCATGGGCCGGCAAGGTTTGAACGCGGACACGGCCGTTTCGCAAATGCTGTATCTCACGCGCGTGTCGCACGTGGATCTCGAGGGAGTGGCAACGCATTTCCCCATCGCCGACTCTGCCCGCGATCCGTTTACCGCGAACCAGCTTCGCACCTTTCGCCACGTGCTTCGCCAGCTGGAGAAAGAGGGCATACCCTACGAGATGGTGCATGCGGCAAACAGCGCGGCTATCGTCAATCATCCCGCCAGCGTGTTCGATATGGTACGGCCCGGTCTGATGACGTACGGCGTCTGGCCGACCGACACGCCTCCGGCCACGTCGCCCCTTTCGCAGGTTCTTCGTTGGGAATCCGAAGTAGTCCTTGTTAAGGATCTTGAAAAGGGCGTCACAATCGGCTACGGACGAACGTATACCGCTGATGAAAAGATGCGTATTGCGCTTGTCCCGGTGGGCTATGCCGACGGATTCAGATACAGTCTTTCGAATCGCGGCCACGTGCTCATCCGAGGTAAGCGTTGCCCGGTACGCGGAAGCGTGTCGATGGATCAGATTGTGGTGGATGTCACGCAAGTGGCCGGTGTGACTCTGGGCGATCCCGTAACGATCATTGGACGCGACGGATCGCTGACGATCACCGTCGAAGACGTTGCAAAGCAAGCCGAGACCATTCCCTACGAGATTCTCACGGGAATTGGCCGGCGTGTTCAGCGCGTGTATGTCGACACGCCGCATGCATGA
- a CDS encoding metallophosphoesterase, translating to MDTPVLQASDVSATDKARDTLLQVADLHFWSLTANPLRLLNKRALGILNVALRRRHEFDAERAYAHIEALVNCSCGQLLLTGDFASTSLDEEFEQARCFVETLVKRGFKPYILPGNHDVYTFESVRAHRFERHFGEYLPRNGYPSMHVLPGGTSLLLAPTVCPNLISSRGRVEDHVVRRLKEMLADASDPAIVAGHYPLLLHTPGYTLSKERLLRNAQALRVVLGECQKRVLYVCGHVHRFSYVRDEIYSNLSHLSTGTFFGKHHHGPANGSFSEIVVYPDSFGVYKHTHVDEWTRKSVSAG from the coding sequence ATGGACACGCCGGTACTCCAAGCAAGCGATGTAAGTGCAACGGACAAAGCGCGGGATACTCTGCTGCAGGTCGCGGACCTCCATTTCTGGAGCCTGACGGCAAATCCATTGCGTCTGCTGAACAAGCGTGCCTTGGGTATACTCAACGTGGCCTTGCGGCGCCGCCACGAGTTCGATGCGGAGCGTGCCTACGCGCACATCGAAGCTTTGGTGAACTGCTCGTGCGGACAGTTGTTGTTGACGGGTGATTTCGCCTCCACCTCGCTCGACGAGGAATTCGAACAGGCACGCTGCTTTGTCGAAACGCTCGTCAAGCGCGGGTTCAAACCCTACATACTTCCCGGAAACCACGACGTCTATACGTTTGAATCGGTGCGCGCGCATCGTTTTGAACGTCACTTTGGCGAATACCTGCCTCGAAACGGATATCCTTCCATGCACGTGTTGCCTGGCGGGACTTCCCTGCTGCTGGCGCCGACCGTGTGCCCCAATCTGATCTCGTCGAGAGGGCGCGTCGAAGACCATGTTGTGCGACGTCTGAAAGAGATGCTTGCCGATGCTTCCGATCCGGCAATCGTCGCGGGACACTATCCGCTGCTCCTTCACACGCCTGGCTACACACTTTCCAAGGAACGTCTGCTGCGAAACGCACAGGCACTGCGGGTGGTGCTGGGCGAGTGCCAAAAGCGAGTACTGTACGTCTGCGGCCATGTTCATCGCTTCTCGTACGTCCGCGATGAAATCTACTCGAACCTCTCGCATTTGAGCACAGGAACCTTCTTCGGAAAGCACCATCACGGCCCCGCCAATGGTAGCTTTTCGGAGATTGTCGTGTACCCCGATAGCTTCGGTGTCTACAAACACACGCATGTGGATGAGTGGACACGAAAATCCGTCTCGGCCGGATAA
- the pgsA gene encoding CDP-diacylglycerol--glycerol-3-phosphate 3-phosphatidyltransferase yields MNLPNQLTLARVVMVPLFVLLLSIHHWSCYSLGYVVFAAAAITDYWDGKIARSRNLVTNFGKLLDPVADKVLLTAGFLMLMVLPTPQDRSVMSLHIPGWTVVAILAREFLVTGVRSLAASEGVVIAANKFGKAKAAIQMIYVFVFLFLAIAEQFVVWWLPGQADLYRTGLFWSSYVAIVAVAVYTVYSGFQFMRINWRELHLGRL; encoded by the coding sequence ATGAATCTGCCCAATCAGCTCACGCTGGCGCGGGTAGTCATGGTGCCGCTGTTTGTCCTGTTGCTGTCGATCCATCATTGGTCTTGTTACTCGCTTGGCTACGTTGTCTTCGCGGCCGCCGCCATTACGGACTATTGGGACGGCAAGATAGCGCGTTCGCGAAATCTCGTAACCAACTTTGGCAAATTACTCGACCCTGTGGCCGATAAGGTCCTGCTGACGGCGGGATTCCTTATGCTTATGGTCTTGCCGACGCCGCAGGATCGATCGGTTATGAGTCTGCACATCCCAGGTTGGACCGTCGTGGCGATCCTCGCCCGCGAGTTTCTCGTAACCGGCGTGCGTTCGCTCGCGGCCAGCGAAGGCGTCGTTATCGCCGCAAACAAATTCGGCAAAGCTAAAGCGGCCATCCAAATGATCTATGTGTTCGTATTCCTGTTCCTGGCTATCGCAGAGCAGTTTGTTGTGTGGTGGTTGCCCGGACAGGCAGATCTATACCGTACCGGATTGTTCTGGTCGTCCTACGTCGCAATAGTCGCGGTGGCCGTGTACACGGTCTACAGCGGTTTCCAGTTCATGCGTATCAACTGGCGCGAACTTCATTTGGGGAGGCTTTAG
- a CDS encoding NYN domain-containing protein has protein sequence MSTLYCIDGYNVIHFCRKLKPLTMSNFEAARDSLIERVSRYCTITGDRAKIVFDGRNRRGESELPLHGGQGLEVLFSPGHLTADTVIERFVHASANRREIVVISGDRGIRDLCRGLGALVLTPESFLSSMDTALTQSRASLQREATKYSSNPVEERLSDKSVRRLQKHRDRLHKRPKD, from the coding sequence ATGAGCACGCTCTATTGTATTGACGGCTACAACGTCATCCACTTTTGTCGAAAACTGAAGCCGCTCACCATGTCAAACTTTGAGGCGGCGCGCGACAGCCTCATCGAACGGGTTTCCCGGTACTGCACAATTACCGGAGACCGCGCCAAGATTGTCTTCGATGGAAGAAACCGTCGTGGCGAATCCGAGCTTCCTCTTCACGGCGGACAGGGACTGGAAGTGCTCTTCTCACCCGGTCACCTAACCGCGGATACGGTGATCGAACGGTTTGTGCATGCCTCCGCCAATCGCCGCGAGATTGTGGTCATTTCCGGCGACCGTGGAATCCGCGATCTGTGTCGCGGGTTGGGTGCGCTAGTCTTGACTCCTGAGTCATTCTTATCGTCGATGGACACGGCGTTGACGCAATCACGAGCATCGCTGCAACGTGAGGCAACAAAGTACAGCAGTAACCCTGTGGAAGAACGGTTGTCCGACAAATCCGTCAGGCGGCTGCAGAAACATCGCGATCGCTTGCACAAACGCCCCAAGGACTGA